The Oncorhynchus tshawytscha isolate Ot180627B unplaced genomic scaffold, Otsh_v2.0 Un_contig_1861_pilon_pilon, whole genome shotgun sequence genome includes a window with the following:
- the LOC121844801 gene encoding B-cell receptor CD22-like translates to MLYDLLFFLSSSTPDRPKNTSVSVSPSGEIVEGSSVTLTCSSDANPPVDKYTWYKKNGGHYQSISNQNTGPHHTFNQIKSSDTGEYYCEAQNELGTDRPESINMDVKYGPKNTSVSVSPSGEIVEGSSVTLTCSCDANPPVDKYTWYKKNVTSPKASGQSYSITNIISEDRGEYYCEAQNRRGSMNSTALMVIVAGKQTSVLTAAVGITVVVLVLILCLPGLMWFRKKDSKPTSNTGDTSENEQGDSSPVYDNISGMAMTPTAAQTVATDDQDDIHYASVHFQEVLLYSTVQQSQAQEQDEDIQYATLKFNLLSDATCPTAADPGAAEEDSSVLYSTVNKSRTKKT, encoded by the exons ATGTTATATGACTTGTTATTTTTTCTGTCATCTTCAACACCAGATCGTCCAAAGAACACCtcagtgtcagtcagtccctctggtgAAATAGTGGAGGGCAGTTCAGTGACTCTGACCTGCAGCAGTGATGCCAACCCACCTGTGGACAAATACACCTGGTACAAGAAGAATGGAGGTCACTATCAGAGTATCTCCAATCAGAACACAGGACCACATCATACCTTCAATCAAATCAAGTCATCTGATACTGGGGAGTACTACTGCGAGGCCCAGAATGAGTTGGGGACAGACAGGCCTGAGTCTATCAACATGGATGTGAAAT ATGGCCCAAAGAACACCtcagtgtcagtcagtccctctggtgAAATAGTGGAGGGCAGTTCAGTGACTCTGACCTGCAGCTGTGATGCCAACCCACCTGTGGACAAATACACCTGGTACAAGAAGAACGTAACCTCACCAAAAGCATCAGGACAGAGTTACAGCATCACTAACATCATctctgaggacagaggagaatatTACTGTGAGGCCCAGAATAGAAGAGGATCTATGAACTCTACAGCTCTGATGGTCATTGTAGCAG GGAAACAGACCTCAGTTCTGACTGCAGCTGTAGGAATCACAGTGGTTGTTCTGGTTCTCATCCTCTGTCTCCCTGGACTCATGTGGTTCAG GAAGAAGGACTCCAAACCCACCTCCAACACAGGAGACACATCAGAAAATGAACAG ggaGACTCTAGTCCAGTGTATGACAACATCTCAGGCATGGCCATGACCCCTACTGCAGCACAGACAGTAGCCACAGATGACCAGGATGACATTCACTACGCCAGCGTCCACTTCCAGGAAGTCCTTCTGTACTCGACCGTCCAACAGTCTCAAGCCCAGGAACAGGACGAGGATATCCAGTACGCTACTCTGAAATTCAACCTCCTGAGTGATGCCACCTG ccCAACAGCAGCAGACCCTGGTGCTGCTGAGGAGGACTCCTCTGTTCTCTACAGCACAGTCAACAAatccagaaccaagaagacctga